In Pantoea cypripedii, the DNA window CAATGGTTAATGTCTTCCAGCTGTCTTCTTCCCATGCCTGCGCACCGCTGACCACCAGGTTTGGGCGGAACTGTTCGACGCGCACGCTGGCGGGGCAACGTTGTTGCAGATCCTGCAAGGACGCCATATTGACCAGCAGGTAAGGAAAACCATCGGCGAAACCGAGCGGCACCTGATCAAAACGTTTAACCCGACGGGTCGGCTGCGATCCGGTCCAGCGCAGTTGTACCGGGCGAGGAAAAAAGCCACTCAGCCATTGGTTGATCGCGGCCGGTGCGATCTGTGAGGTGAAGTGGTTACCCCAGACTTCGGTGGGGGCGTCAACGGCAGCAAAATCAGCAAAACGGATTAATGCCTGGCTGCCGTCCGGTGCCTGCAAAAACAGGCCATCAGGCAGCAGCGCCGGGGTGAAGCGCACCATTTCGGGATACTGCCGGGCAGTGATAAAAGTGCCATCGGTTTCGGTAACCATAAAGATGCGGTCGAAGGCCAGGCCACTCTCCAGCACCTGGGCATGCGACAGTTGCAGGCCGCGCATCGATTTTACCGGATGGATAAACAGACGGGACAACGTAATCATCACCACTCCCTGAAAGCCGTCATACAGGACAAAAAGAAGCTAACTTTATGACATAGGACGCTGATTCGCTATAATGCGCAACAATTTTATCAGGAGTAGAAGTGACGATATGAATTCTCTGTTTGCCAGTACGGCGCGCGGGCTTGAAGAACTGCTTAAAACTGAGCTGGACGCGCTGGGTGCGCAGGATTTG includes these proteins:
- a CDS encoding YcbX family protein, yielding MITLSRLFIHPVKSMRGLQLSHAQVLESGLAFDRIFMVTETDGTFITARQYPEMVRFTPALLPDGLFLQAPDGSQALIRFADFAAVDAPTEVWGNHFTSQIAPAAINQWLSGFFPRPVQLRWTGSQPTRRVKRFDQVPLGFADGFPYLLVNMASLQDLQQRCPASVRVEQFRPNLVVSGAQAWEEDSWKTLTIGDITFEMPKPCSRCVFTTVGTESGQKHPQGEPLATLQRFRSAQDGSGDIDFGLNLIALNSGVIRVGDQVTIVEKQPARAYGAGQVVETLAPASSSLSNVTIGYQGSEFTGDNQQVLLEQLEMQGFRIPYSCRAGICGSCKMTLISGEVKALKKSAVRQDGTILSCSCIPAGDIELA